ATTAGAGAAGTTGTTCAGTATATTGAAGATTTAGTTCACGGATTTGATTTTGGCACCGTCATTATCGCATATTGGCGTGGTTATAGATTAGATGATGATGGTTTAAAAAATGCTGCTATGCGTTGGTTGCGTGGAGAATTTACCACTAAAATTGAAGCAAAAGCTGCTTTAGGTGTGCGTGTCATTATTGATGATGATAGTTGGTATGACTACATCAAGCTATGGGCTAGATTTGTTGCAGAAATTGGCTATAAAGGGCTGTTAATCTTAATGGATGAATCTGTGCATCTCTATCAAATATCAACTACAGTTACACGAGAAAAAAATTATAATAGACTGCTAGCAATGTTTAACGACACTATGCAGTGCAAAGCCGAACATCTGGGTATTTTGATTGGTGGTACTACAAAGTTTTTAGAAGACCCAAATCGAGGATTATTTGCCGATCCAGCTTGGCGCAGACGTACTAAAGAAAGCCGCTTTGTGACCCAAGCTGGTGTTCAAGAATATTCAGGCCCAGTAATTCGACTCAACCCTTTAAGCCAAGAAGAGATTCTCACACTTCTGCAACGTATAAGTGAAATTCATGCTCTCAATTTTGGCTATGAAAAAACATTGGCAAATCGACAGTTAAATGAATTTGTACAAGAAATTGTCAATCGCTTAGGTGCAGAAGCATTGCTAACACCAGGGGAGATTGTCCGAGACTTTATCAGTGTGTTAAATATTCTCCACCAAAACCCAAAAATAGCCTTATCTGAATTAATTCATGGCTCTCAATTTAAACCTACTGCTGCTGGTAAAGATACAAACTTTGATGAGGATAATGCAGCAGAATTTAGTTTGTGATTTGAGTTTGTGATTTGTTTTTGTGTCTGTTTGTTTAACAGGTTAGTCTTAGGTGTGGATTTAAAGGGTTAACCAGCTAAAAACTATATCTATTTTGCTTGTGAATGTATTGCTTGCGGAAGATTGCGATCGCCCCATGATTGATCACGAAAATCACACTTGAATTTTAGATAACTCTATCAAAACTAAAACCCCTGAAAAGTAACTTTTTCAGAGGTTTTACTGATTAAGCGGGCGGCGGGAATCGAACCCGCATTAATAGCTTGGAAGGCTATTTAAAATCCTTTATTTACAAGGGTTTCAGCTTAATAAAATAATTTTTACACCCAATTTACACCCAAATAGGTAAATGTTAAGGTTTCCTGACTTTTATTTATATTTTGGACTCAAACAGAAAGAACACTTGTTTTCAACTAAGCGGGACTAAATTAAGCACTCACCGCTAAATCTACTGAAATCCTACCTGGAGTGAGCCATTACTTGAAGATACCGTAGTTGACGGTACAGTTGGAGGGGCTTGAAAATGAACTTATTTATGAACACACGCAAAATCTCAAGTTTTTGTCTGAGACCCAAATTAGTTAATAAAGAGATTAAAAATCACCTGATTTAACCGTATCGAAGGAGCAATGAGACGATATCTGTAATCAGTAACTATCGCTAAATCTCTAGGATTAACATCAGCAGATAGTAAATTGCTTGTTGATTTTCAAATGTCTTATCTACCTCCAGAACAATAGGGAATAAATTTTATGCTTCCTTTTATTGTCGGCCTCTTGGATTAGCTACCAGAGAAAGTGGTGGGTGCTTTTACTACTCATGCTGCTGGAGATAGTTATAGACAAACAGCTAAGGCCTTTATGCTTAAGAGTTAGTTTAGACCACTTTTTCGCTTATGGTTCAAGCTAAAATGGCACGCGAGAAACTAGGGTTCCTATTTCGTAGTTAGTATGAGCTTTTCGGTGTTACTCAAGAAAACCAACTTCCGAACCCTTTCTTTTTTTGCCGCTCTTGTAACGTCAAACTCGCATGAATGAACTCTTGCTCTGCCAGACTCAGATCCTCCCGCCGTTCTTTTAGCATTTCCTTGGCCTGCTCCAACGCCGCCCCGCGCAACAATGATCCCTCATCCTTGTTATATACCTGCCATTGCTCCATTGCCACCCGCAGTCGCTCTTGCCAAACTCTAAAAACGCGGTTTGTATCCATCCATTCTCGCAGTTTTCTCCAATTACGAATCAGAGCTTCATGGGCTATCTCCACCGTTTCTTGACCACTCTCAGAATTGAGACTTGTTACCACCAACCGATAATCAGCTAATCGTTTGACCAAATCCCAGCTTTGCTCCCCCAATTCTGCTTTTGTCACTATACGTTTTGTATCTTCTGATCCCTCACCCGGACGCACCAATTGAAGAAAAATGCGCCGGACTTTTTCCTTCTCCTCCTCTGTCAAGTTGCCATATTTCTTATCAGCATGGCGAGCTAACGCACCTTCTACTTGACTAATTTCTTCATAAATTTTGTGAGTTAATTGTTTCCCTGTGCGCTTGTTCCACAACTCTGTTAATGCAAACTCTAGCAGAGGTAAATTTCCCGGTTGGTTTTCCACATCTTCCAGAATGCGTTCTACCAGTCCGCTTTCAAATGTCACCCCTAATTTTTGAGCAGGTTTTTCAATGACTTGTGTGAGTTCCTCCCGATTCATCGGCCCTAGCTTCACATCCGCATTTTGCAAAACATCCGCAAAGGGACGATAGGAGAGAGCGTTTCCTAAAAAATCTGCCCGCATCGTTGCTACCAACACTGTAGCCGATGAAGACAGAGAAGTCGGAGTTTCTAGACTAGCTAATAAGCAATCGAGAAACTGACGGCGAATTTCTTGATTGTTACAGAGAGTATAAATTTCTTCAAATTGGTCAGCAATCAGTAGCACGCGATAATCTGGGTGATTTTGCCGAATTGTCACAAAAACATCCGAGAGAAGCAAAGAGCCATCTTGCAAGTAACCAGCTATCCTGTAGGCTAGGGCCAATTTGTCGGTTTCATTTAACCCAGGCGTATAAAGTGGAACAAGAGCTTCAGCTAGAGCATAGAAAGGATTGGAACCAGGACGAAAGTGAGTAAACTGCCAATGACCTTCTTTTTGTAACTTTGGGACTAATCCAGCTAATACCACCGAAGATTTACCGCTTCCTGATGCACCTAGTACGGGAATAAAATTATGGGTTTTAGTTGCACTATAAAGTTCTTGTATAAATATTTCCCGCCCAAAGAACACATCCGCATCATTGGGGCCAAAATGAAACAACCCCCGATAAGGACAAGGAATATCTTTATCAGCAGCGATGGATGAATCAATAGGTGCTACTCTTACGTCTTCCCTGTAGTAGTAGTTAGTTATTGTGATGGTGGCAGCATTGCCTGCTTCATTCACAAATGCCGTTGCATTCTCATTCCCAGAAACTGTTACATCCCCAACAGACTGTTGCTGGTCGGTCGGATAATCTCCCACGTCTGAGGTAGATTCATCTACGCTTTCTAACTGCTCAGCATACCGAGCATACTCGCCTCCCAATTGTTTTAGAATTTGGGTTGTCACTGTAGCGATAGGACTTGACTGGATTTCGCCATCTCTAATCTGGTCAGGATCTCTTAAATAAGCTACAAAATCTGCTATTGATCGCCCTATTCGGCTATCGACAAATTGTGAAACCACCTTCAATACATCTACAGAATCACTCCGAAGAGAAGATTCCAGCAACGCTGCTCGCACACCTTCCACAAAGTCATAGCGAATTGTATCTGGATTGGTATCTGGAGTAATCTCGGATTGAGATTGTAAGGGTCTCAGTAAACCTCCTAGAAACACCTCAGCCACGTGAACCTGTTTAGACTTGTTGTGCAACAACTGGTCTTGGATGATCCGTACAACTGGCAGATTAATGATAGGCGCTGCTGCTAACAGACAAGCCAACTTCCACGCCATTGGAGAAGCCGAATTATAAAACCGCCTGACCCGCTGTTCGGCAGAGAGATCATTATCAGAACTGTTCTCTTCCTCTTCATCAGGTTCAAACAATTCTGGCTCAAATACAAAGCCAGGTGCCCGTACGCCACCTTTACCCGCAACTAATTGCGACCAGACCGTGAAGATTTCTGGCTCCAATGTTACGATCGGCACCTGGATTCCAGTTTCAAAATCGATTTCGTCCCAGGCTGAGAGCGGCTTCGCTTTCAAATGCTGACTAGGAAGTCCCGGTAATAGTGCTTGAAACCGCACCGGAGCCGCAAGCCCCAAGGCGGTTCTGGACCAAAGCCATTCTGGCAGCATTTGAATAATTGCTGTTGAACAACTCTGTGACCAGGTTTTTAGCGTTGATAGCACCGTGCCGTCATGCCAATGAGAAGCAACACAATCGGTCGCAATCAAAACTAACCGACGACCCTGCGGATCGATCAGTTCTCCTGGACTATGAGTTCGTTGGGTACGGGCAGCTTTCCCAAATCCTGGACGAATACGAACTTGCCTCTGAACTTGCCCATTCTTATCAATTACTTGATCGATAACCATGCCCCAGATTCGCACATCACGGAAAATTCCATAGCGCTCTAGTAACCGCTGGAGTTCCCGAATAGTTGGTTGCCAAAGCAGCATTGATTTACTTTCATCCACAACCAAAGCTAGGTCTAGCCAAGGTTCGAGATCCGGTTTGAGAACTAGCGTCCAAAGTTGTTCTTCAGCAATCCGCTCAATAGTAGCTGCTTCATCCAGTACCATATTCGCACTTGGTACTCGTCGCAACAGAGGGTGAAGGGCACGAGCTAAGGTCAAGGGTTCCTGCAATGAACGAGCATCTGGCAGTCTTATCGCCAAATCTCGACTAGCATGAGCTGATTTTTTACTTGGTTGTTCTTCAGATGCGTGAATCTCAACTTGTCTAGGTGAATCTGATGATGATCGGGTAGGCGAGGTAGCTGATTGCTTGGGAGAATCTAATAGTGACGAGGTAGACGAGGTAGCTGACGGGGCAGAGGGAGCGATGGGTATGTTTGAATCTATTGGGCTGCCTAATAACTTGTCAGATTTCTTAGCTTTTGATTCCCCTGAAGAATCCTTTGTTGGTGAAAATAGCTGCTCATATTGCTGAATTTCCGAAGTCAACCAGATAATATCAGCAATCTCCTCTCCGATTAGCCCAAGCTCACCAAAAGTCGCAATGAACTTAGCAAGCAGTAACTGTCCATCCTCATCCTTAAGTTCCGCATACTTGCTCTCCAGTTGCTCAATTCGTGCCACCAGCATCTCAATCAGTCGTTTGCCGCTCTCTGGCATTTTTTGCCAGTCAGCCTCACTCATGAATTCGATGGAATATTTAGGTTGATTCATTCAATTATGGTAGTGGCTTTTCCTTTAATAGCTTTTACTTTATTGCCTGCACCACTGAAGGCTGACAGTAATCGAGGATGGTTGATAGCTGCTCGTGAGAAATGTTGGAGATCGCTCATGGTGGCTCCAAGTTATTCAAGATACAGTAATAACTGTTCAATCAACGTCTTTTCATCAGTCTCATTAGGACTAAATTGCCGGGTTAGTAAGTAAACTACATTCAGCAATTGGTCAGGAGCTAAAACACCGCTTTTCCGCTTAAGAAACTCATCAACTAATTGCTTAATCTTGCTTGAATCAGTATCTTTAAGATGAGCTTTGACAATTTCAGTCAAGGCTTTTTCATTAGGATCAGGCATGGTAATCCGCAAACATCTTCTCAGAAATGCAGGAGGAAAATCACGTTCACCATTACTTGTCAAGATGATGATGGGAAATTCATAGCAGCACACACGCCCTTCTTTGACCCAAGCAGAACTGCTATCATGAGTTCGCACTTTAACAAAAACATCAGGCTGCTGAGATTCTTTAGATTCAGTAGAATTTGGTTTGGCGAGGCGAGCCAATTCTGGGATTTTATATTCTCCTTCCTCAAACAAGTTCAGTAAATCATTGGGTAGATTGATATCACTCTTGTCTACCTCATCAATCAGTAAAACACGGGGTTGCTTATAAGGAAGGAAAGCAGTACCAAGGGGACCCAAGGTAAAGTAATTACCAATCGAGATATTATCAATTTCTGTTGCATCTATATTGGTTGGGTTGTTACCTCTACTCGCTGCTTCTTTCCTGATTTGTAAGGCTTGAGCATCTTGCAGGCGGGCGATCGCATCATACTGGTAAAGCCCTTCCCGTAGTGTAGAACGAGCAGTAATAGGCCAAACTAATACAGGCCCAAGATTGAGTTCGTAAGCGATCGCATAAGCGAGCAAAGTTTTCCCAGTACCCGGTTTACCCGTTATTAGCAAAGGACGCCGCAAATAAAGCGCTGCGTTGACTAGATTAAGGAGGTCTTGACCATCCTTATCTTGAGGTAAGCGAAAAGTTGCTCCCCGCAGTTGGTTTTTTTCTGCTTCATCCTGGCTTACTTCAGCAAATTTTATTTGTTCAACTTTGTGAGTTCGGCCAAAGCTTCGCCATCCAGGAGGCTCAGGTAACCGTTTAATGTCATCATGTGGCTGAGAATTACCCTTAAAAATTTTCCAATCCTGTGTTGCCTGCTCTTGATTCCTACTCACTGGTTGCTCCTAAGCTATGCTAAAAACTTAAGCTTTTCATGCGAAGGCGGAAAACGGTTCGGGTCATTCCATAGGATTACCAAATGAAATCCTAGATGGCTATTTGGACAACTCTTAGAACGAGTTTCAGAACGCTTATTCAGAACTCGTTCTGGTAGAGAAAGCAAGCAACCACTATAAATCAACTCATCCAACTCATTCAGTTGCTCTATCGTCAGATCATTACACCGAGTCCAGAGGACAATTGGAATTCCTTCATCGTTGATGATCATCTTCAGGATCTTATTTTTCTCCGAACAACAACCCAACATAGCTCCGATTCTCTTTTTCAACTGGATTCGCAAATGTTCAGCATCCCATTCATCTATTTGATGAATAAATTCAAAATCATCCTTATCTGGAATTGAATTCAGTTTGTTTATCGCTGACTTCCATTTAAGTCTTAAGGCCTGCTCTTCAGCTACTTGAAAGAGCTGCGCTGTTTCGGCTTCACGTCGGTTCATTTTTTTCTTAGCGCGTTTAGTTGATCTATCTAAAGATCGCAAGATAACTCTGAAAGACGTACCAATTGGATATATGCGCTGCTCACTCTTTTTTGACAAATCAAAAACAATCCACTGATCTATATTATTCGTATCCAAGAGCTTTTCTTCCAGAAAAACTTCAATTGCCAAATTATTAGTATCTAAATTGTCACTATAGAAGTCTTTTTTATCCTTAAGTAATAGAAATAGTGTTTCGCCTATGATGAGACTAAAAATTTCTTTTAATTCATCCATAGATAAATCAATTTCATTTGTATTTACAAACCCTTGGGTCATCGACTGGTTAATCCTTTGTAATAAGTTTAGCGATACATAATTTAGAAGACATTTACGTGTTAATTCCAAATCTTCGTTCTCAGAAACATTTTTCCCATTCAAAAGATAATCTAAATTAAATATTGAGAAAATATATGAAAAATTTATTTTATAAAACTCTCCTAATTGATAGTTTTTTTTAGTAACTTCTGTATCGTAAATCAGCCAAGGAGAATCAGGCACAAGCCAAGCTTGTACTGAAAATCGATTCTCTTTATAGGTTTCTTCAATCCAAATGAAGAGCCGCGGTTCAAGCAGGGATTGGCTCTCTGAAGTGGAGATAGGAGGCTGTTTGAAACGATATGTTTCAAGCCAAGTTTTGATTTCTCCATTAATTGCTTTATCAACATATTCATCTTTAGTTAAGTGAAAAGCAAATTCTGCAATCCTAGGTATACCATACCGGGGATTGTATTTATCAAGACGCTTTAGAACCTGATCAACTGCCTTTATCGTTAGTGCGTAATGCCGTTCAGATCTTGGTAGAGTTTTTCGACAAGCGTCTTGAATAGCAAAAAACTTATCTGCTTCTTCTTCAGAATCAATTAGTTTCTCAAGAATGTTTTTAAGCTTTTCCCATGCTTCTAAAGTAATCGAAGGAATATTACTGAAAAGGGAGTTTTGAACAAAATAATTAAAATCTTGAATCCCTCTCTGATTTAATTCTTTAAGTAATTGCTTATCTTCTTTTAATTCTCTAAGCAATTCTTCATCATTATAAAGGTTATACTTAACGATCAAAATAGCAAGCTCAATGCCCTTATCGGTACCTAAATCCTCCTTCCATACTATGTGTAGAATACTTCCTAAACTAGAAAATTTGGTGTTTTTAGTATTGAGACCTCTTGCCAAAGCTTGATCAATTAATATCTTTGCGTCTAGTCTAGATGCCCCATCCCAGACAATTTCCTGTTGCCACTTTTTTGGTAAGTCAGCCCTTGCAGCAAGATTTTTGAAATAATCTTTTTGGGTTTGTGCTAGATCAGCCAAAATATCTACAAGTAATTCAATATCCTTTAGTTCCATTTGTGTAGCCAGCATGACTTTAATTTTCGGGGGGAGTTACTAATCCAATAGCCAGGGTATAGAAAATTAATAGTAATGATCCATAAAGTGGACGATAGAATCCTAGCGTAGCAAATGGACCACCGAGGGCAAAAACCCAAACTATAAATGAGCCTGTTGAAACTAGAACCTGCGTTCTTGCTGGTTTCTTATCAGGAACGGATGTTTGTTTAAGCGTCCAAAGAGCCGTTAAAATAGTGCCAGCTACAAAAGCAATCCAGAGCAAGAGGCTGGTTGGCACCTCATCTCCACTACTAATTAATCCAGTGACAGCTACCCAGCCACCTACAATATCGGCTGGAATATACTTAATCACCTTATCGAAATAAGTATCAACTGATCCGCCTGTAGACTGATAACTTGTAGTTACAATTCGACGACCCATCGCGCTTTATCTCTTAGATTTTCAACACCACAGTAAATCCGCTATCTGACTAACTTATCTGGAGAACGCAACTTCTTGCAATTACGCTTTACTTCAGAAGAGATTTAATTTCTTGGTAAATCGAGCTAAGTAAAATACCTTCCCGAATCGATCCAAATGATCTTGATCGCTCTGCATGATGTAAGGCTACAACTTTCCAGTCCTCATTAAAACAAGGCGATCCACTGGAACCACCTGCTGTTTTTGTTGCATATTGCACCAGACCACTTTGTTGGTGAATGCTTGTAATACCATCCCAGCTGACTGCCAACTTCATAGATTCCCCTTCAGGATGTTGTAGGATCGTTAAACCCATGCCTTTGCTAGGGGAACTCTCAAAATCACATTCCGCCGCTTTAATTTCGCTTGCCTTGCTAATTTTTTCTTCAACTTGAAGCAAAGCATAATCAAGCTTCTCAGTAGGGCTATAGTTGAAGATAGGCTTTTCCTGGTCTAAACGAAATGTCTGACCATCAGTTGCCTTACCTGTTTTTGCTGTGAAATACCCAAAGCGTAAAAGAATCTTTTTAGCATCTTCATTTATACTCTCAGGAGAAGGGCTTTCTCTTGGAAGTACATGGTAATTTGTCAGCAGTAAATTTTTCTCTTTTTTCTTAATAAGAAAGCCAGTACCTAAAGCTTTCCCGGTTAATGTTTCGATCCGGCATACAGAAACTGCCTGTTGAATCCCTCGCATTAAAAATCCGACATCGAAAAATTCAGGTTCAGAGTGGAACCAACTTTGGAGTTGTAATTTCTCAATCGGTTCCTGCCAGTCAATCTCTGGACCATAATGTTTAGGGAATGAACTATCTTTGAGCGATATAGGAACCTGATATTGGACAATTAGCTCATTTAATAATTGATCATCTCGAATAAGTTTATACCGGACTATCACAGCAGCGATTATGCTAGCTTTGTCGAGTCCCAATTCCTCAGATAGCAAAATTTGTAAAATGCTACCTAGTGTATTGAATTTTGGATCATTATTATTGATACCTCTACTGTAACAATTGTTAATTAGAGTACGAGCTGCCGCCCCAATATCCGACGGCCATTGTCCAAAAGCTTGAATCCATTTTTTTGGTATATTCGCTCGCTGTAGTAAATCCTTAAACACTACAGGATGGCTATCTTGTGAGTTGTATGCTAAGTCAGCCATAACCTCCACAAGAAGTTTTATATCCTTCTCTTGTAGTTGCTCCTGCATAATTGTTCTAGCCCTTTATGGTGAAGGATTCCGAAAATGATGGAGACTAAAATCCACGATTTTTCTAACAGCTTATAGATATATACCAGATTGCAGCTAACAACACGTAACTTCAACACTGTCAGTTTTGTTTCCGGAGAATTGATAACAGTTACAAAGCCTGACGAGGTGTTCAAACATCTCGTTAGAGCATCCAAGAAGAAGAGAGTTTTACTGTACCACCTTAAACAAGGAAGTTATCGCAGAGAAATGGACTGACACGCTTAAAATGATGCATTAAGAAAATCCATCTTATCGGCCTTTATTGGCGTACATCTGCGGTTTATTTTATCCTCACTAATGCACAGAATTAGCTGTATCAGTCCAGAACGGTGTTAAAGGTATGTCTGCTGTTGGATTAATTAAGATGATCCGTATCCGCTGATCCGAGCGATCCGCATTATGTAATTACTGGTGAGATCGCAGGACTCTCACCAGCATATATAGGGACTAGTTTACCTATCAGCAATAAATAAGTGATTTAAGCCTCTAATTTCCCTGGCTTCGGTTCCGTAATTAGTTGCCAGTCAATCTTCTTGTTATGCTAGTTCTGCGATCGCCACTGTATGAAGTTTATGCTGTGAGATTAAGTTAGCGATTGCAACAGTATTTCAATGCTAGCTATTGGTGCCTCTGGCAATAGGATCGCTAGTGACAAACTGCTCCTGATCTACCTAAGCTTCATTTTCCTTCTCCTTGAGTTGGCCGAATAGTTCCTTCCTCCCGTGCCTTTTTAATTGCTCGTTTCAGAATTAACACTGCCATTTGAGACAAAGAGCGCTCTTCTGCATCCGCTAGTTGCTGTAGAGCTTCTTTGTCTTGTTCTTCCATGTAAATAGTTACAGTTACTTTTCCCATGTGACTATCATAAGCTTTCTTGTGTACTTTTATGCCTTAAGCCTTATAACACATAAATTCACATTTAAAAACACAATAATTGCGTATAATTACTTATAACGTCAAAAGCCAGCGTTGACCCTAGGAAAGTTACACGCTGGCTTTCGGCTCCCTCATACAGGAGACATATTCCATGTTAAAGCCTGTTGGCAATAAAACAGATGAATACAGAGGTTATCTACAAGCTTTAGATGACTTCGCGATAACTGAACTATTGGCAAAACTCAGCGATTACTGTGAGCCGCTAGAAAAAGAAACCTTAGCAGCAGTGCTGATTTCTCAACTAGCTCAGAGTCTTGATTCTGAATTGATTGCTAATTATGTGAGTGCGATTGCTCAAAGCCAGCAGTATTCACTAGCAGCATTACTCCATCAGAAATTCTCTCCAGATGCTGTTGACTTACCAATTGATTTTCCTGAGACAGCAAAGACACCGCGCTTTTTGTACGGGGATCGACTGCGCTGGCTCGGTTCTGACACTGACTGGGGAACTGCGATCGGCAGATTTTACAGCTTTGCACCCCATCTCTGCCGCTGGAATTGGTGTTACCTAATTTGGTTGAGCAAAGATAGCCCTAGTGCCGCTTGGACATCTGCCGACATTGCCTGGGAAGAAGATTTAGAACCAATAGAAGGGTCGCAGGTGCTATGAATAATCCCCGCCCTTTACAGGCGCGAGAGCAAAATCTAATTGACTTCTACAGCCACTGTCAGCTAGGTATGACACCCAAGAAATTTTATGGCAAGTGGGATGTCAATCACGAGGCGATCGCCCGTATTTGCTCTCGCTCAATATCAACTGTCCGGCGTTGGTTTTCCAAGGGACGCAATTACCGCCGACCAACACCTACTGATTTACGCCATCTCGCCCTGATGGACTTGCTGCTAGAAAACTTCGAGGAGATTCCTCAAGAATTTCTGGAGATGCTTTGTGTCTCTAAAAGAAGTCAGCAGTAATTGAAAAGTCAACAAATTTCAATATCAGGATGACATTTTTTTACAAGCCACTCTCGCTGTAGGGTGGCTTTTATCTATGAAATTAAGTATTTGTCGGAGGTTATTATGACCTACATTGAACGATTAAGCCCTTGGTGTATAGTTCGCCATTTTCCGAATATGCAGCATCAAATGCTTGGGCGTTTTCGCCGCCGCAGTGATGCAGAAGCCCATTTACAAGTACTCAAGCGGCTAATTCCAAATGTGGTTTTAACAATCATTTTCAATCCGGTAGTAGAGCAACAAGAGCAGTTTGCTTCCAATTAACTTCAGCAATACAGCACGTCAAATTTACGCCGTTCATTTGAAACATGGCAAACATTCTTCAAGCCAAAGTCACCATTGTCGGAACTAGAACACTTGCCATACACCATTTTGGCATTGATGCTTTACCACTAGAAGCGACTGAGAAAGATGGTGTTGCTGGCAATAGCCCCAATGAGTGGAAAAAGACAGTCCTCATGGATGAAGAACGCCAGTTATTTCTACTTCCGACATACTTTTTCGGTTGTATCAAGTATGGGGGTAAAACTGTAAAAAGGGGTAAAAGTAACTTACTGGCAGACATTGCCAGCACGTTACAAGTGATGGACGACCAGATTTACATCTGTAATAGTGATGGGCCAATTAAGTTGCCCGATCCACCGCAAGTCATTGAGGCAGGGACTATCAAAAATGAGAAATTGCCTGCTAGCTACGTTGAAGTCATTGGCGTGCGTAACCCATCAACTAAAGCTAGGAATATCCGTTACCGCGTTGCTGTGAAACCTGGATGGCACTGTTCATTTACTATTCTTTGGGATTCAGTCGTGGTTGATA
The genomic region above belongs to Calothrix sp. NIES-2098 and contains:
- a CDS encoding WD-40 repeat-containing protein, whose translation is MNQPKYSIEFMSEADWQKMPESGKRLIEMLVARIEQLESKYAELKDEDGQLLLAKFIATFGELGLIGEEIADIIWLTSEIQQYEQLFSPTKDSSGESKAKKSDKLLGSPIDSNIPIAPSAPSATSSTSSLLDSPKQSATSPTRSSSDSPRQVEIHASEEQPSKKSAHASRDLAIRLPDARSLQEPLTLARALHPLLRRVPSANMVLDEAATIERIAEEQLWTLVLKPDLEPWLDLALVVDESKSMLLWQPTIRELQRLLERYGIFRDVRIWGMVIDQVIDKNGQVQRQVRIRPGFGKAARTQRTHSPGELIDPQGRRLVLIATDCVASHWHDGTVLSTLKTWSQSCSTAIIQMLPEWLWSRTALGLAAPVRFQALLPGLPSQHLKAKPLSAWDEIDFETGIQVPIVTLEPEIFTVWSQLVAGKGGVRAPGFVFEPELFEPDEEEENSSDNDLSAEQRVRRFYNSASPMAWKLACLLAAAPIINLPVVRIIQDQLLHNKSKQVHVAEVFLGGLLRPLQSQSEITPDTNPDTIRYDFVEGVRAALLESSLRSDSVDVLKVVSQFVDSRIGRSIADFVAYLRDPDQIRDGEIQSSPIATVTTQILKQLGGEYARYAEQLESVDESTSDVGDYPTDQQQSVGDVTVSGNENATAFVNEAGNAATITITNYYYREDVRVAPIDSSIAADKDIPCPYRGLFHFGPNDADVFFGREIFIQELYSATKTHNFIPVLGASGSGKSSVVLAGLVPKLQKEGHWQFTHFRPGSNPFYALAEALVPLYTPGLNETDKLALAYRIAGYLQDGSLLLSDVFVTIRQNHPDYRVLLIADQFEEIYTLCNNQEIRRQFLDCLLASLETPTSLSSSATVLVATMRADFLGNALSYRPFADVLQNADVKLGPMNREELTQVIEKPAQKLGVTFESGLVERILEDVENQPGNLPLLEFALTELWNKRTGKQLTHKIYEEISQVEGALARHADKKYGNLTEEEKEKVRRIFLQLVRPGEGSEDTKRIVTKAELGEQSWDLVKRLADYRLVVTSLNSESGQETVEIAHEALIRNWRKLREWMDTNRVFRVWQERLRVAMEQWQVYNKDEGSLLRGAALEQAKEMLKERREDLSLAEQEFIHASLTLQERQKKKGFGSWFS